The following DNA comes from Methanothermus fervidus DSM 2088.
GGACATTGTGACCTACACAAAGTATCACGGGTTTTTCTTTATCAATAGTTCCAAGTCCTAAATCTATAAGTTCTGTGTCTTCTTCTCCTTTTGGTAAATTTAAAGTGACTATTTGGCAGATATCAGCTACTTCTTTTGCAACTTCATCCATTAATCCTGCATGGAAAGCTTTTGACTCATAATCAAGATGATTTCCTTCTTGCCCAGTGTGGCATGCTGCTAATAAATGAGACATTTCTTTTTCAACATATTCAATAACTTTTTTAAGATCTCCCAAAACCTTTGGTTCTTTTCCATAAACAGTTCTAATGATGGGGGCCTCAACATTAATATTATTTCCAAGATCTATAGGGTGATCATGCCCAAATTCTTCAATTAGATTATCTAGAAGATGCCTTGCATGTGCAGCGTGTGCAGCAGTACCCATAAGGCATGTCAGTAACATCATTCTCGCTTGTTGTGTTTTAGCATTTATTCCACATGCTCCTTCTTTTCCTAATAAATCACATTTTCCAAAAGTACATAAACAACATTCATCACAGAGTGGAGCATATAATGGTTTATAACGACTTAATAATACATAATCCCATTTCCTAAAATCAGCTAAATTAGGTTTGGGAGTAGGACCTTTTAAAATTTCTTCTTCAGCCTCCGTAATTATTTTTCCAATTGATATTTGAATATTATTAATTTTTAGTGCATTTTTTATGAGATTATTTTTTTCAGATGCCATATTCCTCACAATTTTTAATGATTTATAATGATTTATAATGCTGTTTTTACTTAAGTCATAACTATTATATGAAGTTATTGGTTCTAAATTTAGTAATATGTAAATTTAGTTGAGTATTACAAAGAATATGAATTTTGTAAAACTTATCTTAAAATATAAAAATTGGTGATAATTTTGAAAGTTCTAAAAAGATTGATACATGTTTCTTTAGGAAGGAAAAACGCTGATTTGGTTTTAAAAAATTGTAATGTTTTTAATAGTTTTACTGGTGAATTTATAGAGGGAGATATTGCCATAACTTCTGGATATATAGCAGGAGTTGGTAAATATTCAGGAAAAAAAGAAATTAATCTTGATAATGCATATGTAACACCTGGATTTATCGATGGCCATGTACATATTGAAAGTTCGATGGTATCTCCACTAGAATTTGCTAAAGCAGTAGTACCTCTAGGAACATTGACAGCAATAATAGATCCTCACGAAATTGCCAATGTTTTAGGGGAAGAAGGTATAAAGTACATATTAAATTCAACAAAAGATCTACCAATGAATATTTATGTTATGTTACCTTCTTGTGTACCAGCCACATCATTAGAAACATCTGGATCAAGATTAACTGCAGAAAATCTGAAAAAATTTATTGATCACCCAAGGGTTTTAGGTTTAGGAGAATTAATGGATTATGAAGGTGTGTTAGAAACATCGGAAGAAATATTAAAAAAAATAGAAATCGCCAAAAACAAAATAGTCGATGGACATGCGCCTGGCCTTAAAGGGAAAAAGATAAATGCTTACGCATCTGCAGGAATAAAATCTGACCATGAATGTATCAATGTTGAAGAAGCAAAGGATAGATTACTTTGTGGAATGTATTTAATGATAAGAGAAGGATCTGTAGCAAAAAATTTAAAAGATCTTTTACCAGTTGTAAATGAAAATACTGTCCATCGATGTTTTTTTGTAACTGATGATCGCAATCCTGAAGATATCATTGAACTAGGATCAATAAATCATATGATTAAAATTGCTGTAGATTATGGTATAGATATTTCTAAAGCCCTTCAGATGGCTACAATAAACGCTGCTAATTATTTTAGGCTTGATAAACTAGGTGCAATAGCACCAGGATATATAGCTGACATATTAGTTTTTGAAGATTTCAAAGAGTTTAAACCTAAAATTGTTTTTAAGGATGGTAAATTAGTTGCTAAAAATGGTAAAATTATTTCAAAAATTAAAACAAAGACAGAAAAAATTGGAAATACAATGAAAGTAAAGGAACCAAAAGAAAGTAAGTTAAAAGTGCCAGCAAAATCTGAAAAAGCATATGTAATTGGCCTTGTCCCTGGTCAACTTATTACTAAAAAACTTAAGATGAAATTACCAATCAAAGATGGCTATTTTAGACCTTCACCAAGTAAAGATGTTGTAAAGTTAGCAGTTTTTGAAAGACATAAATATACAGGAAATGTAGGTGTCGGATTCTTACATGGTCTTGGTCTTAAAAAAGGAGCAATAGCCTCTACAGTTGCACATGATTCTCATAACATAGTTGTGGCTGGAGTCAAAGATGAAGATATTTTATTAGCCGTAAAAGAATTAATAAGAATGAGTGGTGGGATAGTAGTAGTAGAGGAAGGAAAAGTTAAAGGCTCTTTGCCATTGCCAATAGCTGGATTGATGTCAGATAAAAAAATTCATAACGTTTACTCAAAATTAAAAAAACTAAAAAAATTATGCCTGGAGTTAGGAATTCATCATTACAACCCATTTATGGTGTTATCTTTCATGAGTTTACCAGTTATACCTGAAATTAGACTCACAGATAAAGGTTTAGTCGATGTAAATACCTCATCAATAATATCTGTGTCAGTCAAAGAATAAGATTTATTTTAGCTTTTCTTCAGCTTTTGCAGCACATGTAGTCATTCTATTCAATACATCTCTAATATTCTCTTTTACCATATCATAATTTTTTGAATTAAAATTCTCTAAACAACTTTCAATTTTTTCTGATGATTCCTCAAAAT
Coding sequences within:
- a CDS encoding Adenine deaminase (COGs: COG1001 Adenine deaminase~InterPro IPR006679: IPR011059: IPR006680~KEGG: chy:CHY_0699 adenine deaminase~PFAM: amidohydrolase~PRIAM: Adenine deaminase~SPTR: Q3AE81 Adenine deaminase 2~TIGRFAM: adenine deaminase~PFAM: Amidohydrolase family~TIGRFAM: adenine deaminase) codes for the protein MVIILKVLKRLIHVSLGRKNADLVLKNCNVFNSFTGEFIEGDIAITSGYIAGVGKYSGKKEINLDNAYVTPGFIDGHVHIESSMVSPLEFAKAVVPLGTLTAIIDPHEIANVLGEEGIKYILNSTKDLPMNIYVMLPSCVPATSLETSGSRLTAENLKKFIDHPRVLGLGELMDYEGVLETSEEILKKIEIAKNKIVDGHAPGLKGKKINAYASAGIKSDHECINVEEAKDRLLCGMYLMIREGSVAKNLKDLLPVVNENTVHRCFFVTDDRNPEDIIELGSINHMIKIAVDYGIDISKALQMATINAANYFRLDKLGAIAPGYIADILVFEDFKEFKPKIVFKDGKLVAKNGKIISKIKTKTEKIGNTMKVKEPKESKLKVPAKSEKAYVIGLVPGQLITKKLKMKLPIKDGYFRPSPSKDVVKLAVFERHKYTGNVGVGFLHGLGLKKGAIASTVAHDSHNIVVAGVKDEDILLAVKELIRMSGGIVVVEEGKVKGSLPLPIAGLMSDKKIHNVYSKLKKLKKLCLELGIHHYNPFMVLSFMSLPVIPEIRLTDKGLVDVNTSSIISVSVKE